In Meleagris gallopavo isolate NT-WF06-2002-E0010 breed Aviagen turkey brand Nicholas breeding stock chromosome 5, Turkey_5.1, whole genome shotgun sequence, a single window of DNA contains:
- the APIP gene encoding methylthioribulose-1-phosphate dehydratase produces the protein MFVCDMNEQDISGPPAHKKLKKSQCTPLFMNAYTMRGAGAVIHTHSKAAVMATLLYPGSEFTITHQEMIKGIQKCSSGGYYRYDDTLVVPIIENTPEEKDLKERMAKAMEEYPDSCAVLVRRHGVYVWGETWEKAKTMCECYDYLFDIAVQMKQHGLDPSKHPAGENGIL, from the exons ATGTTTGTTTGTGACATGAACGAGCAGGACATCAGTGGTCCCCCAGCACACAAGAAACTAAAGAAAAGCCAGTGCACACCTCTTTTTATGAATGCCTACACTATGAGAG GAGCAGGTGCAGTGATACATACTCATTCCAAGGCTGCTGTTATGGCTACCCTTCTTTACCCAGGGAGTGAGTTCACTATTACCCATCAGGAGATGATAAAAGGAATCCAGAAGTGTTCTTCAGGAGGCTATTACCG atATGATGACACACTGGTGGTTCCCATTATTGAGAATACACCAGAAGAGAAGGATCTCAAGGAAAGAATGGCAAAAGCAATGGAAGAATACCCAGATTCCTGTGCTGTTTTGGTCAGACGTCATGGAGTTTATGTATGGGGAGAAACATGGGAAAAAGCCAAAACAAT GTGTGAATGTTACGACTACCTATTTGATATTgcagtgcagatgaagcagcaTGGGCTAGATCCTTCAAAACATCCAGCAGGAGAAAATGGGATCTTGTGA